AGTCACGACGCCGCCCGTTGACGAGGACGTGTACAATGTCGACCTCTCCGCGCTTCTTGGCCTCCAGCCCGAGCCTGCCCAGCCGGAGCAAGAGACGAAGGCGAAAGCGAGCTCCGAGGCAGCGCTGGCAACACCGGAGGCAGTGCCGCAGGTGGACAAGGACAGGGAAGAGCTTCTGGCGCTTCTTGACCGCATGGACCGGTTGAGCAAGCAGCTGGATGCCCGTGGCCGCGAAATCTCGGCCCTGCAGAGCGAATCGGCCCAGCTGGATTCCCTGGTGTCTAGGATGGGGAGGCGGCTGGCAAGCGCGGGGGGCATAGGGGCGGGCCGTGGGGTAAGCTTGAGCTCCAGCACAACCGGCGCTCCCGCGCCTGGCGCTGGACCTGTTCATGTGCGCGTCTCAGCCGGAGCACAGTCCAGCTTTGCAGGTCAGAGTTTCGATATGGGGTACAATGAGGCCTTGCAGCTGTTTCACGAACGTCGCTACCGGGAGGCGCTGGACCGGTTCCAGGAGCTGCTTTTGGAGGATCCGAGCCACCCGTTGGCAGACAACTGCCAGTACTGGATCGGTGAGTGTCTCTTTGGCCAGCGGCGGTACTTGGAAGCGCTTTCAGCGTTCAGCAAGGTCTACATGTTCGACGCCACGGACAAGTACGACGACGCCCAGCTCATGATCGCCCTGTGCCACTGGCACCTCGGCGATCAACCCACCGCGAAGCTGGAACTGAAGGGCCTCCTCAAGCTTTTCCCAGGAAGCGAATACGAGGGAAGAGCCCGCACCTATTTGGGCAGATTGACCGTGTGACAGCCGTCGTCTACATCGAGTGATCGCGATTGTGGGGCTCCCGGGCGCGGAGCAGGGGGACACCAGGAAGGTAGAGTGTGTGAGGCTTGGATGGTCGAATTTGTTCACCTCCACAATCACTCGCACTACAGCCTGCTCGACGGCGCGTGCCGCATCGAGGACCTGGTTGCCCAGTGCGCACACTTCGAAATGCCGGCGCTTGCCCTCACAGATCACGGCAATATGTTCGGCGCCGTCGAGTTTTACAGGGCCGCTCTGAACGCAGGCATCAAACCGATCATCGGCATCGAGGCGTACGTGGCGCCGCGCAGCCGCCACGACCGGACTTCCAGTAAGGGTGGGGCCGACGCTTCGTTCCACATCGTCCTGCTGGCCAAGAACGAAAAAGGTTACCGCAATCTCCTGAAGCTGTCGACCATCGGCTACCTCGAAGGCTACTACTACCGCCCTCGCATTGACAAGGAGGTCCTCCGGGAGTACGCCGACGGGCTGGTCGCCTTATCGGCCTGTATCAAGGGCGAGATTGCTCAGAGACTGTTGCGGGAGGGTCCAGATGCAGCCAGGCGGGCCGCCCTCGAATACCGGGATATTTTCGGAGAAGACTTTTACCTCGAGCTCCAAAATCACGGGTTGGCTGAGGAGGAGAAAATTCGGGCAGCCATCCTGGAACTGGGCCGGTCTTTGGGGATCAAGGTCGTCGCCACGAATGACATCCATTACCTCAAGCGGGAGCACGCCGAGGCCCACGACGTTCTGCTCTGCCTTCAGACTCAGAAGGATCGGAATGACCCCACGCGCCTTCGTTACGAGACGGATCAGATCTACTTCAAATCGTACGACGAGATGCGCGCGGCCTTCCGGGACGTTCCGGAGGCTCTGGCCAATACGATGGAGGTGGCGGCCAAGTGCAACCTGATCCTGGAGTTCGGACGGCCTCTCTTGCCCCAGTACCAGCTGCCACCGGACGCCTCGAGCTCGAGCTTGGACGACTATCTGGCAGCCCTCGCCCGGGAGGGCCTGAGGCAGCGCTACGCGGTGATCACGCGGGAGCTGGAAAGACGTCTGGAGCACGAGCTCGAGATCATTCGTAAGACCGGTTACGCCGGGTACTTCCTGATCGTCAAGGATTTCGTCGATTTCGCGCGGTCCAACGGCATTCCAGTGGGGCCAGGGCGTGGCTCTGCCGCCGGTAGCCTTGTGTCCTATTGCCTTGGCATCACGAATGTGGACCCCATCAAGTACGGCCTTCTTTTCGAACGCTTCTTGAATCCCGAGCGCGTGACCATGCCGGATATCGATATCGACTTCTGCTACGAGCGCCGGGATGAGGTGATACAGTATGTGCGGAAGAAGTACGGACACGAGAATGTAGCGCAGATCATCACGTTCGGCACCATGGCCGCAAGGGCTGTGGTCCGGGATGTCGGCAGAGTGCTCGGATTTCCGTACGCCGAGGTGGACCGCGTCGCCAAGCTGGTGCCGCAAGCTCTGGGCATCAAGCTGCGGGAGGCGATCGATCAGGAGCCGCGCCTCCGCGAGTTGATGGACTCGAACGAGCGCTACCGTAAGCTGTTCGAGATTTCCCTTGTCCTGGAGGGTTTGGCCCGACACGCCTCCACCCACGCTGCCGGCGTCGTGATCACCCCGAACGCCCTGACGAATTACACGCCGCTCTACAAGTCGAAAGAAGGCGAGATTACCACCCAGTACGATATGAAGTCCTTAGAGGCTATCGGCCTCCTCAAGATGGACTTCCTGGGGCTGCGCACGTTAACGGTGATCCACGATACGGTGAAGGCACTGGGAGAGAAAGGGATCCACGTAGACATCGACCGGCTTCCCCTGGACGACGAAGAGACGTACGAGCTCTTCGGGCGCGGCGACACGGTCGCGGTCTTTCAGTTCGAGAGTTCGGGGATGAGGGAATACCTGCGGAAGCTCAAACCCCGAACGATCGAGGACCTGATCGCCATGAACGCCCTCTACCGTCCGGGACCCATGGAGATGATTGACGACTTCATTCTCCGAAAACAGGGCAAGACCCGGATCGAGTACCTTCATCCAAAACTTGAGCCAATCCTGAAGGAGACCTACGGGGTCATCGTCTACCAGGAACAGGTGATGAGGATCGCCTCCGACCTGGCGGGATTCTCCCTCGGCAAGGCCGACCTCCTCCGAAGGGCCATGGGGAAGAAGAAAGCCGAGCTCATGGTCAGCCAGAGGCAGGAATTCGTGGACGGAGCCGTTCAACGAGGGATCCCCGCAGAGACGGCGGAGGCTATTTTCGACCTCATGGCCCGCTTTGCCCAGTATGGGTTCAACAAGAGCCACGCCGCGGCTTACTCCATCGTGGCGTACCAGACGGCTTACTTGAAAGCGCACTTTCCGGCGGAGTTCATGGCTGCCACCCTCACAAGCGAAATGGCAGACAGCAAACGAATCGTGACCCTGATCGACGAGTGTCGAAAAATGGGGCTGCGTGTACTTCCCCCTGACGTGAACGAGAGCTACACCACGTTCACCGTGACCGATCAGGGCATACGGTTCGGGTTAGCTGCCGTCAAGAACGTGGGCGTGCAGGCCATCAACTCGATCGTGCAGGCCAGGAAGAAGTACGGTCGCTTCCGGACCATTTTCGAACTGTGCCAGCGGGTCGACCTGCGATATGTCAACAAGAAGGTCCTGGAGAGCTTGATCCAGGCTGGCGCTCTGGACTCGCTGGAAGGCCATCGGGCGCAGCTGATGGCCGCCGTTGATCTCGCTTTGCAATACGGGCAGCGGGTACAAAGCGCACGCGCCGTAGCCCAGGCCGACCTATTTGCCGACGATGAGGAGGCCGCGGCGTCCGTGGAACCTCGCCTCCCCGACGTGCCCGAGTGGAGCCACAGTGAGACGCTCGCACGCGAGAAACAGCTTCTGGGCTTTTATGTCTCAGGCCATCCATTGGATCGCTATGAGCAAGAAGTGCGGGCTTTTTCGACCGTTACCCTCGACACGCTTGCGGAGCTTCCGGACCAGGCTCCCGTTCGGGTGGCGGGCGTGGTCACGGCCGTGAGTCACCGCATGAGCGACAACCAGAGAGCCTACGCGTTTCTGAATCTGGAGGACTTTACCGGAAGCGCAGAGGTGCTGGTATTCTCCGAGCCCCTCGAACGATACCGCGACCTAATCCGGGAGGAGGCGATGATCCTTGTCCGCG
The sequence above is drawn from the candidate division KSB1 bacterium genome and encodes:
- a CDS encoding tetratricopeptide repeat protein; the protein is MNSSRRTLRASIGSLIVVILGLFLVCAIHREVTTPPVDEDVYNVDLSALLGLQPEPAQPEQETKAKASSEAALATPEAVPQVDKDREELLALLDRMDRLSKQLDARGREISALQSESAQLDSLVSRMGRRLASAGGIGAGRGVSLSSSTTGAPAPGAGPVHVRVSAGAQSSFAGQSFDMGYNEALQLFHERRYREALDRFQELLLEDPSHPLADNCQYWIGECLFGQRRYLEALSAFSKVYMFDATDKYDDAQLMIALCHWHLGDQPTAKLELKGLLKLFPGSEYEGRARTYLGRLTV
- a CDS encoding DNA polymerase III subunit alpha, with the translated sequence MVEFVHLHNHSHYSLLDGACRIEDLVAQCAHFEMPALALTDHGNMFGAVEFYRAALNAGIKPIIGIEAYVAPRSRHDRTSSKGGADASFHIVLLAKNEKGYRNLLKLSTIGYLEGYYYRPRIDKEVLREYADGLVALSACIKGEIAQRLLREGPDAARRAALEYRDIFGEDFYLELQNHGLAEEEKIRAAILELGRSLGIKVVATNDIHYLKREHAEAHDVLLCLQTQKDRNDPTRLRYETDQIYFKSYDEMRAAFRDVPEALANTMEVAAKCNLILEFGRPLLPQYQLPPDASSSSLDDYLAALAREGLRQRYAVITRELERRLEHELEIIRKTGYAGYFLIVKDFVDFARSNGIPVGPGRGSAAGSLVSYCLGITNVDPIKYGLLFERFLNPERVTMPDIDIDFCYERRDEVIQYVRKKYGHENVAQIITFGTMAARAVVRDVGRVLGFPYAEVDRVAKLVPQALGIKLREAIDQEPRLRELMDSNERYRKLFEISLVLEGLARHASTHAAGVVITPNALTNYTPLYKSKEGEITTQYDMKSLEAIGLLKMDFLGLRTLTVIHDTVKALGEKGIHVDIDRLPLDDEETYELFGRGDTVAVFQFESSGMREYLRKLKPRTIEDLIAMNALYRPGPMEMIDDFILRKQGKTRIEYLHPKLEPILKETYGVIVYQEQVMRIASDLAGFSLGKADLLRRAMGKKKAELMVSQRQEFVDGAVQRGIPAETAEAIFDLMARFAQYGFNKSHAAAYSIVAYQTAYLKAHFPAEFMAATLTSEMADSKRIVTLIDECRKMGLRVLPPDVNESYTTFTVTDQGIRFGLAAVKNVGVQAINSIVQARKKYGRFRTIFELCQRVDLRYVNKKVLESLIQAGALDSLEGHRAQLMAAVDLALQYGQRVQSARAVAQADLFADDEEAAASVEPRLPDVPEWSHSETLAREKQLLGFYVSGHPLDRYEQEVRAFSTVTLDTLAELPDQAPVRVAGVVTAVSHRMSDNQRAYAFLNLEDFTGSAEVLVFSEPLERYRDLIREEAMILVRGKVSHREDQDAKIIAEEIMPLEQARERLAKRIRLTLDVRAIDEAQVETVCQLLAANSGGCAVVLELKNAGSNDFLLRSARFRVQPNYNLVQALRSLLGTENVLLEG